From one Lineus longissimus chromosome 3, tnLinLong1.2, whole genome shotgun sequence genomic stretch:
- the LOC135485567 gene encoding phytanoyl-CoA dioxygenase domain-containing protein 1-like: protein MAAQYSSDVSPVDHLPGVPDWSTVHQPTGEFGPPIKDCSEWSKFKLSQEQIDTFWRDGFLLHVPVLSHEDCDRILEDYRYFLDENHSHPGEKMLYEFHRNQANDPENVLMHALGHWRLTKRFHDLVFLPQVVVPCSQLIHPDRREVAVRFWHDQLFAKPARCGGNVAWHQDYSYWTRTIPMRHMTVHIALDDQTEQNGALHYIPGSHRWTRNGGLPLPVTDFNFKDMESIKTILTDEERQEFKPISGNLRKGEASFHHPLAVHGSYGNKSPSPRRAAVLNYFADGVLSNTDEELLKGSKIPKGEKMGGQLYPLVYDPNWTK, encoded by the exons ATGGCTGCTCAGTATAGTTCCGATGTGTCACCAGTGGATCACCTTCCAGGGGTGCCAGATTGGAGTACCGTCCATCAGCCCACAGGGGAGTTTGGTCCACCTATCAAG GATTGCAGTGAATGGTCGAAATTTAAATTGAGCCAAGAACAAATTGATACCTTCTGGCGAGATGGATTTCTccttcacgtgcctgtgcttTCTCATGAAGATTGTGACCGAATCCTTGAGGACTACAGATATTTCTTG GATGAAAACCACAGCCACCCAGGAGAAAAAATGTTGTATGAATTCCACAGAAATCAGGCAAATGATCCTGAGAATGTCCTCATGCATGCCCTGGGTCACTGGAGGCTCACCAAACGCTTCCATGATTTAGTATTCCTGCCCCAAGTTGTT GTGCCTTGTTCACAACTCATCCACCCTGACCGGAGAGAGGTCGCAGTCAGATTCTGGCATGATCAGTTGTTTGCAAAGCCAGCAAGATGTGGTGGCAATGTGGCATG GCACCAAGACTACTCCTACTGGACAAGGACAATTCCCATGCGTCACATGACAGTCCACATTGCCCTAGATGATCAAACTGAACAAAATGGTGCCCTCCACTATATCCCTGGCTCTCACCGGTGGACGCGGAATGGAGGACTACCACTGCCTGTAACAGATTTCAACTTCAAGGACATGGAGTCCATCAAG ACGATACTCACAGATGAAGAGAGGCAAGAATTCAAGCCAATTAGTGGCAACCTGAGGAAGGGAGAGGCAAGCTTTCACCATCCACTTGCCGTTCATGGTTCTTACGGAAACAA ATCTCCATCTCCACGTCGTGCAGCAGTACTGAACTATTTTGCCGATGGTGTTCTATCAAATACAGACGAAGAGCTCCTCAAGGGAAGCAAAATACCCAAG GGAGAGAAGATGGGAGGTCAACTCTATCCACTAGTTTACGATCCAAATTGGACAAAATGA